The following are encoded in a window of Bradyrhizobium sp. WBOS07 genomic DNA:
- a CDS encoding ABC transporter ATP-binding protein has translation MAPLLEIKGLKTHFSTDDGILQAVDGVDISINRGETLCVVGESGCGKTVTAMSILKLIAMPPGRIAAGQIIFEGRDLVPLTSNQLDEIRAKEIGFIFQEPMTSLNPVLTIGEQIAESLRRHEGLNKKQALERTIEMLKLVQIPNAEGRVHNYPHQFSGGMRQRVMIAMALACKPKLIIADEPTTALDVTIQAQILDLLQDMKDRFGMAVMLITHAMGVVAETAQRVVVMYAGKVVEEAAVDELFGDPRHPYTQGLIRSIPRIDLDSEHKTRLEAIGGSVPILIDPPVGCRFAPRCKFAMNVCTEKEPLLREIAPGHRMACHLGDLSVGAAS, from the coding sequence ATGGCGCCGCTGCTCGAGATCAAGGGCCTCAAGACCCACTTCTCCACCGACGACGGCATCCTGCAGGCCGTCGACGGCGTCGATATCTCCATCAATCGCGGCGAGACGCTCTGCGTCGTCGGCGAATCCGGCTGCGGCAAGACCGTCACCGCGATGTCGATCCTGAAGCTGATCGCGATGCCGCCGGGACGGATCGCAGCTGGCCAGATCATCTTCGAGGGACGCGATCTCGTGCCGCTGACCAGCAATCAGCTGGACGAGATCAGGGCCAAGGAGATCGGCTTCATCTTCCAGGAGCCGATGACCTCGCTCAACCCGGTGCTCACCATCGGCGAGCAGATCGCCGAGAGCCTGCGGCGGCACGAAGGGCTGAACAAGAAGCAGGCGCTCGAGCGCACCATCGAGATGCTGAAACTGGTGCAGATCCCGAACGCGGAAGGCCGCGTGCACAATTATCCGCATCAATTCTCGGGCGGCATGCGCCAGCGCGTGATGATCGCGATGGCGCTCGCCTGCAAGCCGAAGCTGATCATCGCCGACGAGCCCACCACGGCGCTCGACGTCACCATCCAGGCCCAGATCCTCGATCTGCTCCAGGACATGAAGGACCGCTTCGGCATGGCGGTGATGCTGATCACCCATGCCATGGGCGTCGTCGCCGAAACCGCCCAGCGCGTCGTCGTGATGTATGCCGGCAAGGTGGTGGAGGAGGCGGCCGTCGACGAGCTCTTCGGCGATCCCCGCCATCCCTACACCCAGGGCCTGATCCGCTCGATCCCGCGCATCGACCTCGACAGCGAGCACAAGACGCGACTGGAGGCGATCGGTGGCTCGGTGCCGATCCTGATCGATCCGCCGGTCGGCTGCCGCTTCGCGCCGCGCTGCAAGTTCGCCATGAACGTCTGCACCGAGAAGGAGCCGCTGCTGCGCGAGATCGCGCCGGGCCATCGCATGGCCTGTCACCTGGGAGATCTGAGCGTGGGAGCTGCGTCATGA